From Psychrobacillus sp. FSL K6-2836, a single genomic window includes:
- a CDS encoding TetR/AcrR family transcriptional regulator: MKRSKEESYETISKLKEVARKHFTEHGYSATVLDEIVKEASLTRGAVYHHFGSKKGLFLAVLESIQREVAKKVESEAAQSEDLWDQLIFGCRAFVTAAVEEKNKRIMLIDGPAVLGWETWRSMDEKGSMLLLHEQLQIMQKKGYFESLSIDALTHILSGALNESALWIAQTQNKKESVEETLKILSLLLDRYKS; encoded by the coding sequence ATGAAAAGAAGTAAGGAAGAAAGTTACGAAACAATTAGCAAACTCAAGGAAGTTGCTAGAAAGCACTTTACCGAGCACGGCTACTCAGCTACTGTATTGGATGAAATAGTTAAAGAAGCTAGCTTAACTAGAGGGGCAGTCTATCACCATTTTGGGAGTAAAAAAGGACTCTTTCTCGCTGTACTAGAGTCTATTCAGAGAGAAGTTGCTAAAAAGGTAGAATCTGAGGCAGCCCAGAGCGAGGATCTATGGGACCAACTAATTTTTGGATGTCGTGCATTTGTTACTGCAGCCGTCGAAGAAAAAAACAAGCGAATCATGCTTATAGATGGACCGGCCGTGCTAGGATGGGAAACTTGGCGGAGCATGGATGAAAAAGGCTCTATGCTGCTATTACACGAACAGCTTCAAATAATGCAGAAAAAAGGGTACTTTGAATCGTTATCTATCGATGCATTAACACATATCCTATCGGGTGCATTAAATGAATCTGCTCTATGGATTGCACAGACTCAAAATAAAAAAGAATCTGTCGAGGAAACTTTAAAAATCCTTTCACTGTTGTTGGATAGATATAAATCTTAG
- a CDS encoding Na(+)/H(+) antiporter subunit F1 has protein sequence MITFLWVIVVLISLSILGFVYRLVKGPSTPDRVIALDAVGVGLITLIGLISILFDTVFFLEVILLLAVLSFIGTVAFSKFTEKGEIIQRDRNS, from the coding sequence ATGATAACCTTTCTATGGGTAATTGTAGTGTTAATCAGTTTATCTATTCTAGGCTTTGTTTATCGCCTAGTGAAAGGTCCTTCTACTCCTGACCGTGTTATTGCATTGGATGCTGTAGGAGTAGGGCTTATAACGCTGATCGGGCTTATATCCATTCTTTTTGATACCGTCTTTTTCTTAGAGGTTATATTGTTACTAGCGGTTCTATCTTTTATCGGGACTGTTGCTTTTTCTAAATTCACGGAGAAGGGAGAAATCATTCAACGTGACCGTAATAGCTAA
- a CDS encoding leucyl aminopeptidase, protein MIIHTNEVIFEEVQSETLVVAVSKHVENTPKWDAFLNSFGEHIGDWVKSGDISTDLKKIVKIPVSNHESVKRVLFVGIGDRKQLTQERVREAFGLVGKELLSSKPESLGIWLPSFTTEAITVADVAYLAAEGIGMGSFTYEGYKTTSNVPDYYLPSIELLMDEEDDEVVSYFEVGTIYADAVNEARILVNTPGNVLTSTQLGEYARELGETYGFETEILGKKEIEELGMGALLAVNQGSVEEPRLIALKYQATDDWTDVVGLVGKGITFDTGGYSIKTKTGIVGMKGDMGGAAAVLGAMQIIGELRPNKNVIAIIASTDNMISGNAFKPDDVITSMSGKTIEILNTDAEGRLVLADAVTYAKQQGANYIVDVATLTGGVITALGYDKTGALTNNEEFFETFMESSLETGEFVWRLPLTENDKKRIRKSDVADLNNSPGGDGHMIFGGGFVGEFVEETPWIHLDIAGTSDTKAAHDFGPKGGTGVMVRTLATLVERMAGEE, encoded by the coding sequence ATGATTATCCATACAAATGAAGTAATATTTGAAGAAGTACAATCTGAAACGCTTGTAGTTGCGGTTTCAAAGCATGTGGAAAATACACCAAAATGGGATGCTTTTTTAAATAGTTTTGGAGAGCATATTGGGGACTGGGTAAAAAGTGGGGATATCTCTACAGACTTAAAGAAAATCGTCAAAATTCCTGTATCGAATCATGAGTCAGTAAAAAGAGTGCTATTTGTAGGAATCGGTGATCGAAAACAATTAACGCAAGAGCGAGTGCGGGAAGCGTTTGGGCTTGTGGGTAAAGAATTACTAAGTAGTAAACCAGAATCACTAGGGATTTGGCTTCCTTCATTTACTACAGAAGCGATAACTGTAGCAGATGTAGCATACTTAGCAGCTGAAGGAATTGGCATGGGGTCATTTACATATGAAGGGTATAAAACAACTTCGAATGTTCCGGACTATTATTTACCGTCTATCGAACTGTTAATGGACGAAGAAGATGATGAGGTCGTTTCTTATTTTGAAGTAGGAACTATATATGCAGATGCTGTAAACGAAGCAAGAATTCTTGTTAATACGCCAGGTAATGTATTGACCTCTACTCAATTAGGGGAATATGCAAGAGAACTTGGAGAAACATACGGATTTGAAACAGAAATTCTTGGTAAAAAAGAGATTGAAGAGCTTGGAATGGGCGCACTTCTTGCTGTAAATCAAGGCTCTGTTGAGGAACCAAGACTTATTGCATTAAAATATCAAGCAACAGATGATTGGACTGATGTTGTAGGATTAGTAGGGAAAGGTATCACATTTGACACAGGTGGATACTCTATTAAAACTAAAACAGGTATCGTTGGTATGAAAGGTGATATGGGGGGAGCAGCAGCAGTTTTAGGTGCAATGCAAATTATTGGAGAGCTTCGTCCAAATAAAAATGTCATTGCTATTATTGCTTCTACAGACAATATGATCTCAGGCAATGCTTTTAAACCAGATGATGTTATTACATCAATGAGTGGGAAAACTATTGAAATTTTAAATACAGATGCAGAAGGACGCTTAGTTTTAGCAGATGCTGTAACATACGCTAAGCAACAAGGAGCGAACTATATTGTAGATGTTGCAACATTAACAGGTGGAGTTATAACAGCATTAGGATACGATAAAACTGGCGCATTAACGAACAATGAAGAATTCTTTGAAACTTTCATGGAATCCTCACTAGAGACAGGGGAATTCGTTTGGAGGCTGCCACTAACTGAAAATGACAAAAAGCGTATTCGTAAAAGTGACGTAGCAGATCTAAATAATTCACCAGGTGGAGATGGACATATGATTTTCGGTGGGGGGTTTGTTGGAGAATTTGTTGAGGAAACTCCGTGGATTCATCTGGACATTGCTGGTACTTCAGATACGAAAGCGGCCCATGACTTTGGACCAAAAGGTGGTACAGGTGTAATGGTTCGTACACTTGCAACTCTAGTAGAAAGAATGGCTGGCGAAGAATAG
- the mnhG gene encoding monovalent cation/H(+) antiporter subunit G, translated as MTVIANILIIATISFGTIFILVTAIGLVRLPDAFSRAHAASKSATLGVMSILLGVFLHFWLIEGHFNSRILLGIVFIFITGPVGGHMMGRAAYLSGVKLSDKTVRDDLAEVIKEKREKLQ; from the coding sequence GTGACCGTAATAGCTAATATACTTATCATTGCTACTATTTCTTTTGGAACCATTTTCATCTTAGTTACTGCTATTGGTTTAGTACGCCTACCCGATGCATTCTCTAGAGCTCATGCTGCCTCAAAAAGTGCTACTTTAGGGGTAATGAGCATATTACTAGGAGTATTCCTTCATTTTTGGTTAATCGAAGGTCATTTCAATTCTCGTATTTTACTCGGAATCGTCTTTATATTCATCACGGGACCTGTAGGGGGTCATATGATGGGTCGTGCAGCTTACCTGTCGGGTGTGAAATTGTCCGATAAGACTGTACGGGATGATTTAGCCGAAGTGATTAAAGAGAAAAGAGAAAAGCTACAATAA
- a CDS encoding YuiA family protein — protein sequence MKTETKNTHCPYCKGEGYFQLRLGGSETCNCCNGSGRKK from the coding sequence ATGAAAACTGAGACGAAAAATACGCATTGTCCTTATTGCAAAGGAGAAGGCTATTTCCAACTTAGATTAGGTGGATCTGAAACATGCAACTGTTGTAATGGTTCTGGAAGAAAGAAATGA
- a CDS encoding Na+/H+ antiporter subunit E, which produces MAFQILLNVLIALTWMFLSVSFKPTTFIVGYLLGLLMLFMLRKSFSSRFYMDRLWAVIKLASLFLKELVLSNFSVLKLIVQPTMPIRPAIFAMPTVLEQDWEITLLSSLITLTPGTVVIDISDDNKTLYIHSIDFEDIDEAVESIRNTFEKAILEVSRS; this is translated from the coding sequence ATGGCTTTCCAAATTTTATTGAATGTACTAATCGCACTTACCTGGATGTTCCTATCAGTTTCTTTTAAGCCTACGACGTTTATAGTAGGTTATTTACTTGGTCTGTTGATGCTTTTCATGCTTCGTAAATCCTTTAGCTCTAGATTTTATATGGATCGTCTATGGGCCGTCATTAAGTTAGCTAGTCTATTCTTAAAGGAACTTGTGTTGTCCAACTTTTCTGTATTAAAGTTAATCGTACAACCAACAATGCCTATTCGTCCAGCAATCTTCGCGATGCCAACGGTACTGGAACAAGATTGGGAGATTACCCTTTTGTCTAGTTTAATCACTTTAACACCAGGTACAGTAGTAATTGATATTTCAGATGACAATAAAACATTGTATATCCACTCCATAGATTTTGAAGATATTGATGAAGCGGTAGAATCCATACGTAATACATTCGAAAAAGCCATTTTGGAGGTGAGCAGATCATGA
- a CDS encoding VOC family protein: MRTNSFYPVILTDKVEESSKFYTDFFGFETVYNADWYVSLRKSKSSFPFELALIDSSHPTIPVAYKKSVQGLILNFEVEDVDKEYHRLIISENLPLKLDIRDEVFGQRHFITSDPNGVLIDVIKVIPPSQEESTQYVEKVWSSNEKGETDE; the protein is encoded by the coding sequence ATGAGAACAAATAGTTTTTATCCTGTTATTTTGACAGACAAGGTTGAGGAAAGTTCAAAATTTTACACAGATTTCTTTGGATTTGAAACAGTATATAATGCAGACTGGTACGTTAGTTTAAGAAAATCCAAGAGTTCCTTTCCTTTTGAATTGGCACTCATTGATAGTTCACATCCCACGATTCCAGTTGCTTATAAAAAATCAGTACAAGGCCTGATTTTGAACTTTGAAGTGGAAGATGTGGATAAGGAGTACCATCGACTCATTATTTCTGAAAATCTCCCTCTAAAGCTTGATATTCGTGATGAGGTGTTTGGACAACGGCATTTTATAACAAGTGACCCAAACGGAGTCTTAATTGACGTAATAAAAGTCATTCCTCCTTCACAAGAGGAAAGTACTCAATATGTTGAGAAGGTATGGTCAAGTAACGAAAAAGGGGAAACAGATGAGTGA
- a CDS encoding polysaccharide deacetylase family protein — protein MNKSRYKQRRPWIDAAVISMIALLSISLIFLSHSTKSNANQSTNNGKAPEIIKEESTKESAFPGILIKTEVSNDKYSPYSIQYPQSKVESFNAQINKYIDEQLETYLIAMQENKRIGSKTPGELNIAFEVFPHTSGSYSFVMITGTYLGGANGYTSFNTIHFHAASGKIIEIDDLFGHDESKLIKLSSLVRDNIMKDPSLKDKLLEEEMMLATEPKWSNFEKFALIDDTLVLYFDEYEIANGSAGAPIISVPLAELSEQLVAPFKPTVSVEVLPKPPVEEDSENIREEKEEEKNNGIETETQDDEQTENAKKKQVALTFDDGPDPKVTPKILATLAKYDAKATFFMLGSRVEFYPEIANNVLEAGHELGNHTWTHANLTNMSSDAITEEVSRTNNIIEKSTGETPTVFRPPYGAFNDDMLNVLSLPVVLWDVDTLDWKHRDATQLLASVKSSVHDGSTILMHDIHLSTAQGLESVLAYLTSEGYTFVTVSELD, from the coding sequence ATGAACAAATCCCGTTACAAACAACGAAGACCTTGGATTGACGCTGCTGTTATTAGTATGATTGCACTTCTGAGTATTAGCCTCATCTTCCTCAGTCACTCAACAAAGAGCAATGCAAATCAATCTACCAACAACGGAAAAGCCCCTGAAATAATAAAAGAGGAATCGACTAAAGAATCGGCTTTTCCTGGAATACTTATTAAAACGGAGGTATCCAATGATAAATACTCCCCTTATTCCATACAATATCCACAAAGTAAAGTAGAATCATTTAATGCACAGATTAATAAATACATAGATGAACAACTTGAAACTTATTTAATCGCCATGCAAGAAAACAAACGGATCGGTAGTAAGACCCCCGGAGAATTGAACATTGCGTTTGAAGTATTTCCACATACATCTGGTTCTTATTCGTTTGTAATGATTACTGGAACTTATTTAGGAGGGGCAAATGGATACACAAGTTTTAACACGATTCATTTCCATGCTGCTTCTGGGAAAATTATAGAGATTGATGATTTGTTTGGACATGACGAATCTAAACTTATAAAACTTTCATCACTTGTACGAGACAATATTATGAAAGATCCCAGCCTAAAAGATAAATTACTAGAAGAAGAGATGATGCTGGCTACTGAACCGAAATGGAGTAACTTTGAGAAGTTTGCCTTAATAGACGATACACTTGTTTTGTATTTTGATGAGTATGAAATAGCTAATGGTTCTGCAGGCGCACCGATTATTTCAGTCCCTCTTGCAGAGCTATCTGAACAGCTTGTCGCACCCTTCAAGCCTACTGTCTCAGTGGAAGTATTGCCAAAACCGCCTGTTGAAGAAGATTCTGAGAATATTAGAGAAGAAAAAGAAGAAGAGAAAAACAACGGCATTGAGACTGAAACTCAAGATGACGAACAAACTGAAAATGCGAAGAAGAAGCAAGTAGCCCTTACTTTTGATGATGGACCAGATCCAAAAGTAACACCTAAGATTCTTGCAACTTTAGCAAAGTATGATGCTAAAGCAACTTTCTTTATGCTTGGGAGCAGAGTAGAATTCTACCCAGAAATCGCGAACAATGTTTTGGAAGCTGGTCACGAGCTTGGCAACCATACTTGGACTCATGCAAACTTAACGAATATGTCATCAGATGCAATAACAGAAGAAGTTTCCAGAACAAATAACATCATCGAAAAATCCACTGGCGAAACACCAACTGTTTTTCGTCCTCCATACGGTGCTTTTAATGATGACATGCTGAACGTTTTGAGCTTACCGGTCGTACTTTGGGACGTTGATACGCTTGATTGGAAACACCGTGATGCTACTCAGCTACTCGCATCTGTGAAAAGCAGTGTACATGACGGAAGCACCATTTTAATGCACGATATTCATTTATCAACTGCCCAAGGATTAGAAAGTGTGCTTGCATATTTGACGAGTGAAGGTTATACATTTGTGACTGTTTCAGAACTTGATTGA
- the lepB gene encoding signal peptidase I: MGKSKEKNELLEWIKAIGIAFLFAWGIRFFLLTPIVVDGASMMPTFENGDKVVVDKIGPRLTEYNRFDVIVFEAKENTNYIKRIIGVPGDSISFENDELFINNKRYEEPYLETYKKELLDNGTLTEDFTLEDYLGEVVVPEGHFFVLGDNRRHSTDSRDPNVGFVSREKVLGTAKVVFFPFNNVKVIK, encoded by the coding sequence ATGGGAAAAAGTAAAGAAAAAAATGAATTATTAGAATGGATAAAAGCGATAGGTATTGCTTTTTTATTTGCTTGGGGAATTAGGTTTTTCCTTTTAACACCAATTGTAGTTGATGGTGCTTCTATGATGCCTACCTTTGAAAATGGAGACAAAGTAGTAGTAGATAAAATTGGACCAAGATTGACGGAGTATAACCGATTCGATGTGATTGTATTTGAAGCGAAGGAAAATACAAATTATATCAAGCGTATTATCGGTGTTCCTGGTGATAGCATTTCTTTCGAAAATGATGAACTATTTATAAACAATAAGCGATACGAAGAACCATACTTGGAAACATATAAAAAAGAATTACTAGACAATGGTACACTTACTGAGGATTTTACATTAGAAGACTACTTAGGTGAGGTTGTTGTGCCAGAAGGACACTTTTTTGTTTTAGGGGATAATCGCCGACACAGTACAGATAGCCGCGATCCTAACGTTGGTTTTGTTTCGAGAGAAAAAGTATTAGGAACTGCAAAAGTTGTATTTTTTCCATTTAATAATGTAAAGGTTATAAAATGA
- a CDS encoding divergent PAP2 family protein, producing MAILQNTPLMAALFSIFFAQFVKIPIHFLMTRRLDWSLFTSTGGMPSSHSAAVTSLCTAIAFETGLGSPLFAVATVFAVIVMFDATGVRFQAGQQAIMINQMRLDFQLFVEQTKDWSHKKNEEKMEELKTLLGHKPIEVFMGAITGILISVVIYNFIQ from the coding sequence TTGGCAATCCTCCAAAATACTCCACTTATGGCTGCACTTTTTTCTATTTTCTTTGCACAATTCGTCAAAATTCCTATTCACTTTTTAATGACGAGAAGATTAGATTGGTCGTTATTCACTTCTACTGGTGGAATGCCTAGTTCTCACTCTGCTGCTGTTACTTCTTTATGTACCGCTATTGCTTTTGAAACAGGACTTGGATCTCCATTGTTTGCTGTTGCTACGGTATTTGCAGTAATTGTTATGTTCGATGCAACAGGTGTCCGTTTTCAGGCAGGTCAGCAAGCAATTATGATCAATCAAATGCGACTTGACTTCCAATTATTTGTAGAGCAAACAAAAGATTGGTCGCATAAGAAAAATGAAGAAAAAATGGAAGAACTTAAAACCTTACTTGGTCATAAACCTATTGAAGTTTTCATGGGCGCCATAACTGGTATACTAATTTCCGTTGTAATTTATAACTTTATACAATAA
- a CDS encoding Na(+)/H(+) antiporter subunit B produces MKTNDLIIQTATKVVFFIIFLFSIHIFFAGHYTPGGGFVGGLVMSSAIVLLMLAFDLKTVQEMLPFNYTVVTAIGLLISILTAAGSIFFDVPFFTHVYDYFNLPLLGETSIHTAMFFDTGVYLVVVGVTMTIIQMIGGDE; encoded by the coding sequence TTGAAAACAAATGATTTAATTATTCAAACGGCCACAAAGGTAGTGTTTTTCATCATCTTTCTATTCTCCATTCATATCTTTTTTGCAGGTCATTATACTCCTGGTGGAGGGTTTGTAGGCGGATTAGTCATGTCTAGCGCTATAGTTTTGCTTATGTTAGCTTTCGATTTAAAAACTGTACAGGAAATGTTACCTTTCAATTACACAGTAGTTACTGCTATTGGTCTGTTGATTTCAATATTAACTGCAGCAGGTTCTATTTTCTTTGATGTCCCATTCTTCACCCATGTATACGATTACTTTAACTTACCACTGCTTGGAGAAACTTCTATTCATACCGCTATGTTTTTCGACACGGGTGTTTACTTAGTAGTTGTTGGAGTTACGATGACCATTATCCAAATGATAGGAGGAGATGAATAA
- a CDS encoding YuiB family protein: protein MEFMLVQMILSVVIFFVMFFGIAFLLNMLLRMTWFMAILYPIVVVLIIDEVKFFDYFTKPGSAFSALGEKIVSLHAADIIILAGGLVGAIAAGFVIKYLRKNGYQMF from the coding sequence ATGGAGTTTATGCTAGTTCAAATGATACTTTCAGTTGTTATATTTTTTGTCATGTTTTTTGGAATCGCCTTCTTATTGAATATGTTACTTCGTATGACATGGTTCATGGCCATTCTTTATCCGATTGTTGTGGTACTAATCATTGATGAAGTTAAATTTTTTGATTATTTTACAAAACCAGGATCTGCTTTCTCGGCTTTAGGGGAAAAAATTGTTTCTCTTCACGCTGCGGATATAATAATTTTAGCTGGCGGTCTTGTTGGTGCAATCGCTGCAGGCTTTGTCATTAAGTATTTAAGAAAAAATGGATATCAGATGTTTTAA
- a CDS encoding Na(+)/H(+) antiporter subunit C translates to MEILMSILIGFLFMAAVYLILSRSLIRIIIGTGLLSHGTHLLLLTMGGLGGESAPVLADGITDYADPLPQALILTAIVISFGVTAFSLVLAYRTYKVVGTDNMDLMKGNEDND, encoded by the coding sequence ATGGAGATCCTGATGTCCATTTTAATCGGCTTTCTATTTATGGCTGCCGTCTATTTAATACTCTCTAGAAGTTTAATACGTATAATAATTGGCACTGGTTTACTTAGTCATGGAACACATCTATTACTACTGACGATGGGTGGTTTAGGTGGAGAATCTGCTCCAGTTTTAGCAGACGGAATTACTGATTATGCAGATCCATTACCACAAGCGCTAATTTTAACTGCGATTGTAATTAGCTTTGGTGTAACTGCGTTTTCGCTCGTTTTAGCTTACCGTACTTATAAAGTTGTTGGTACCGATAATATGGATTTAATGAAAGGAAATGAAGACAATGATTAA
- a CDS encoding Na+/H+ antiporter subunit D produces the protein MINLLLFPVLIPFLFAAVLLLFPKKVKAQRIVTMIGLLFALASSFVLLYKVKVDGVQALTLGSWAPPFGITMVSDMLSALLVTSSLIIALFVVWYSFTSIGEEREKAFYYPAILFMLTGVNGAFTTGDIFNMFVFFEVLLMSSYVLIVLGGEKVQLKESIKYIIVNVVSSSLFVITVGYLYSVVGTLNMADISVKLAEVGPSGIVTVIAVLFLIVFGIKGGIFPLFFWLPGSYAAPPVPVLALFGALLTKVGVYAIMRTYTLFFTADIGYTHNLLMILSILTIVVGCIGALAYFDVKQIIIYNIVIAVGVILFGASVMNESGMMGSVFYLIHDILIKGALFLLIGIIIKITGTSDLRKMGGLMKRYPLLAWCYLIVAFGLAGIPPLSGFIGKLLIVQGGFEGELLWQSIFILASSLLVLLSAIRIFIYAFWGEEKGDHLISKKKYRHLLAPAITLAGITVLYGVGAEYLVPFMADATNVLLDPSIYVDAVFEGVK, from the coding sequence ATGATTAACTTATTATTATTCCCTGTCCTAATTCCTTTTCTGTTTGCTGCTGTTCTATTACTTTTCCCTAAGAAAGTGAAAGCTCAGCGAATTGTAACGATGATAGGTTTGCTATTTGCTTTAGCTTCATCCTTTGTCTTGCTTTACAAAGTAAAAGTAGATGGTGTACAAGCGCTCACATTAGGTAGCTGGGCACCTCCATTTGGAATTACAATGGTTTCTGATATGCTTTCTGCATTATTGGTTACTTCTTCTCTAATCATCGCATTATTTGTAGTGTGGTATAGCTTCACTTCTATAGGAGAGGAACGAGAAAAAGCATTTTATTACCCAGCGATACTATTCATGCTTACTGGTGTAAATGGTGCATTTACTACCGGTGATATTTTCAATATGTTTGTATTCTTTGAAGTATTATTAATGTCGTCTTATGTTTTGATTGTTTTAGGAGGAGAAAAGGTTCAGCTGAAAGAATCGATCAAATACATAATTGTTAATGTTGTATCTTCCTCATTGTTTGTTATTACAGTAGGTTATTTATATTCGGTAGTTGGTACGCTGAATATGGCGGATATTTCTGTAAAGCTAGCAGAAGTAGGACCTTCCGGAATTGTCACAGTTATAGCTGTACTATTCCTTATCGTATTTGGAATTAAGGGCGGTATATTCCCTTTATTCTTCTGGTTACCAGGATCGTATGCAGCCCCACCTGTTCCAGTCCTTGCGTTATTTGGAGCACTGCTAACAAAAGTTGGAGTATATGCAATCATGCGAACGTATACCTTATTTTTCACAGCAGATATTGGGTATACGCATAACTTATTAATGATACTGTCCATTCTTACTATTGTAGTAGGCTGTATTGGAGCTCTAGCGTATTTTGATGTGAAACAAATTATTATTTACAATATCGTCATAGCAGTGGGTGTTATATTGTTTGGGGCATCTGTGATGAATGAAAGCGGAATGATGGGGTCTGTATTTTATTTGATCCATGATATTCTCATTAAAGGTGCACTGTTCCTATTGATAGGAATTATTATTAAGATAACAGGAACTTCAGATTTACGTAAAATGGGCGGTCTTATGAAGCGCTATCCCTTGCTAGCATGGTGTTACTTAATCGTTGCATTTGGACTAGCTGGTATTCCTCCTCTAAGTGGTTTTATTGGGAAGCTTTTAATCGTACAAGGTGGATTTGAAGGTGAGCTTTTATGGCAAAGTATCTTCATCCTAGCGTCAAGTCTTCTAGTTCTTCTTTCAGCAATTCGTATTTTCATCTACGCATTCTGGGGCGAGGAAAAAGGAGATCATCTTATTAGTAAGAAAAAATACCGTCATTTATTGGCTCCAGCCATCACATTAGCTGGTATTACTGTCCTATATGGTGTTGGTGCAGAATACTTGGTACCATTTATGGCTGATGCAACAAATGTGCTCCTCGATCCTTCTATTTATGTTGATGCTGTATTCGAAGGGGTGAAATAA